In uncultured Bacteroides sp., the following proteins share a genomic window:
- the rpoC gene encoding DNA-directed RNA polymerase subunit beta' encodes MAFRKENKIKSNFSKISIGLASPEEILENSSGEVLKPETINYRTYKPERDGLFCERIFGPIKDYECHCGKYKRIRYKGIVCDRCGVEVTEKKVRRERMGHIQLVVPVAHIWYFRSLPNKIGYLLGLPTKKLDSIVYYERYVVIQPGIKEADGINAYDLLSEEEYLDILEALPRDNQYLEDTDPNKFIAKMGAEAIYDLLSRLDLDTLSYELRHKAGNDSSQQRKNEALKRLQVVESFRASKGRNKPEWMIVRIVPVIPPELRPLVPLDGGRFATSDLNDLYRRVIIRNNRLKRLIEIKAPEVILRNEKRMLQESVDSLFDNSRKSSAVKTDANRPLKSLSDSLKGKQGRFRQNLLGKRVDYSARSVIVVGPELRMHECGIPKLMAAELYKPFVIRKLIERGIVKTVKSAKKIVDRKEPVIWDILEYVMKGHPVLLNRAPTLHRLGIQAFQPKMIEGKAIQLHPLACTAFNADFDGDQMAVHLPLSNEAVLEAQMLMLASHNILNPANGAPITVPSQDMVLGLYYITKLRTGAKGEGLTFYGPEEATIAYNEGKVDIHAIINVVVKDLDENGNIVDVLMKETSVGRVIVNEIVPPEVGYINRIISKKSLREIIGDVIKVCGVAKTADFLDGIKNLGYRMAFVGGLSFNLDDIIIPKEKQELVQRGYDDVEQVVNNYNMGFITNNERYNQVIDIWTHVNSELSNILMKTISTDDQGFNSVYMMLDSGARGSKEQIRQLSGMRGLMAKPQKAGAEGGQIIENPILSNFKEGLSVLEYFISTHGARKGLADTALKTADAGYLTRRLVDVSHDVIINEEDCGTLRGLICTELKNNEDVIATLYERILGRVSVHDIIHPTTGELLVQSGEQITEEVAKKIEDSPIESVEIRSVLTCESKKGVCVKCYGRNLATNRMVQRGEAVGVIAAQSIGEPGTQLTLRTFHAGGTAANIAANATVVARYKGRLEFEELRTVDTVDENGETVRVVVGRLAELRIVDINTNIVLSTHSIPYGSKLYASEGEMVDKGKLICKWDPFNAVIITEATGKIEFEGIIENVTFKVESDEATGLREYIIIEPRDKTKVPSAHILDENGELIRTYNFPVGGHVVIENGQKVKSGDILVKIPRAVGKAGDITGGLPRVTELFEARNPSNPAVVSEIDGEVTMGKIKRGNREVIVTSKTGEVKKYLVSLSKQILVQENDYVRAGTPLSDGATTPADILAIKGPTAVQEYIVNEVQDVYRLQGVKINDKHYEVIVRQMMRKVQINDPGDTRFLEQQIVDKMEFMEENDHIWGKKIVIDSGDSQNLQPGQIVTARKLRDENSMLKRRDLKPVEVRDAIAATSTQILQGITRAALQTKSFMSAASFQETTKVLNEAAINGKIDKLEGMKENVICGHLIPAGTGQREFEKIIVGSKEEYDRILANRKTVLDYSEVE; translated from the coding sequence ATGGCTTTTAGAAAAGAAAATAAGATAAAGAGTAATTTCTCGAAAATCTCAATAGGTTTAGCTTCTCCTGAAGAAATCCTTGAGAATTCGAGTGGTGAAGTTTTGAAGCCTGAAACAATCAACTATCGTACATATAAACCTGAACGTGATGGTTTATTTTGTGAACGTATTTTTGGTCCTATTAAGGATTATGAATGTCATTGTGGTAAATACAAAAGAATTCGCTACAAAGGAATCGTTTGCGACCGATGCGGTGTTGAAGTTACTGAAAAGAAAGTAAGACGTGAACGAATGGGACATATTCAGTTAGTTGTCCCAGTTGCTCATATCTGGTATTTTCGCTCACTTCCAAATAAAATCGGCTACTTACTAGGTTTACCTACAAAGAAGCTTGATTCTATCGTTTATTATGAGCGATATGTTGTTATTCAGCCTGGTATAAAAGAGGCAGACGGCATTAATGCTTATGATTTACTATCTGAAGAGGAATATTTAGATATTCTTGAAGCTCTTCCAAGAGATAATCAGTATTTAGAAGATACAGACCCTAATAAGTTTATAGCTAAAATGGGAGCTGAAGCTATCTACGATTTATTATCTCGACTTGACTTAGACACATTGTCTTATGAATTAAGACATAAAGCTGGTAATGATTCGTCTCAACAGCGTAAAAATGAAGCATTAAAACGTCTACAAGTTGTAGAATCTTTCAGAGCATCAAAAGGACGTAATAAACCTGAATGGATGATCGTACGTATAGTACCGGTTATTCCTCCAGAATTAAGACCTTTAGTTCCTTTAGATGGTGGCCGTTTTGCAACATCTGACTTAAATGATTTATATCGTCGTGTTATCATTCGTAACAATCGTCTTAAGAGACTGATAGAAATCAAAGCTCCTGAAGTCATTTTACGTAATGAAAAGCGTATGTTGCAAGAATCTGTCGACTCATTATTCGACAATTCACGCAAATCAAGCGCTGTAAAAACAGATGCCAACCGTCCTTTGAAATCATTATCTGACAGTTTAAAGGGTAAACAAGGACGTTTCCGTCAAAACTTATTAGGTAAACGTGTTGACTACTCTGCACGTTCCGTAATTGTTGTCGGACCAGAATTGAGAATGCACGAATGCGGTATTCCAAAATTAATGGCTGCAGAATTGTACAAACCGTTTGTCATTCGTAAACTGATTGAAAGAGGTATTGTTAAGACTGTAAAATCAGCTAAAAAGATTGTTGACCGTAAAGAGCCTGTCATTTGGGATATTTTGGAATATGTGATGAAAGGTCACCCTGTTCTATTGAACCGTGCACCGACGTTGCACCGTTTAGGTATTCAGGCATTCCAGCCTAAGATGATTGAAGGAAAAGCTATTCAACTTCACCCTCTTGCATGTACAGCGTTTAATGCTGACTTTGATGGTGACCAGATGGCTGTTCACTTACCTCTTAGCAATGAAGCAGTTTTGGAAGCTCAGATGTTGATGCTTGCATCACATAACATTCTAAATCCTGCTAATGGTGCTCCAATTACTGTGCCTTCACAGGACATGGTGCTTGGTTTGTATTATATTACAAAACTAAGAACAGGAGCCAAGGGAGAAGGCCTTACATTCTACGGTCCGGAAGAAGCAACAATTGCTTATAACGAAGGAAAGGTAGACATTCACGCAATTATCAACGTTGTTGTTAAAGATCTTGATGAGAATGGCAATATTGTTGATGTTCTGATGAAAGAAACCTCTGTTGGACGTGTTATTGTAAATGAGATTGTTCCTCCAGAAGTTGGATATATAAATAGAATTATTTCTAAAAAATCTCTTCGCGAGATTATTGGTGATGTAATTAAGGTTTGCGGAGTTGCTAAAACAGCAGATTTCCTTGATGGAATTAAGAATCTAGGTTATAGAATGGCGTTCGTAGGTGGATTGTCTTTCAACTTAGATGATATTATCATTCCAAAAGAAAAGCAAGAATTAGTTCAGCGTGGATATGATGATGTAGAACAAGTTGTAAATAACTACAACATGGGATTCATCACCAACAATGAACGTTATAACCAGGTTATTGATATATGGACACATGTCAATTCAGAATTATCTAACATCTTGATGAAAACCATTTCAACAGATGATCAAGGTTTCAATTCTGTATACATGATGCTTGATTCAGGAGCCCGTGGTTCTAAAGAACAAATTCGTCAGCTTTCAGGTATGCGTGGTTTGATGGCAAAACCTCAAAAAGCAGGTGCTGAAGGTGGTCAGATTATTGAAAACCCAATTCTTTCTAACTTTAAGGAAGGATTATCTGTACTTGAGTACTTTATTTCAACCCACGGTGCTCGTAAAGGTTTGGCCGATACTGCACTTAAAACAGCTGATGCTGGATACCTGACTCGTCGTTTGGTAGACGTTTCACATGACGTTATTATCAACGAGGAAGATTGTGGTACACTTCGCGGATTGATTTGTACTGAATTGAAAAATAACGAAGATGTTATTGCAACATTGTATGAACGAATTCTGGGCCGTGTTTCTGTACATGATATAATTCACCCAACAACAGGTGAATTACTAGTCCAATCAGGTGAACAAATTACAGAAGAAGTCGCAAAGAAGATTGAAGATTCACCAATTGAGAGCGTAGAAATCCGTTCTGTATTGACATGTGAATCTAAGAAAGGTGTTTGCGTTAAATGTTACGGTCGTAACCTTGCAACCAACAGAATGGTTCAAAGAGGAGAAGCCGTTGGAGTTATCGCAGCCCAGTCTATTGGTGAGCCTGGTACACAGCTTACACTTCGTACATTCCACGCCGGTGGTACTGCTGCAAATATTGCTGCAAATGCAACAGTTGTAGCAAGATATAAAGGTCGCCTGGAATTTGAAGAACTTCGTACAGTAGACACTGTTGACGAAAATGGTGAAACTGTAAGAGTTGTTGTTGGACGACTTGCAGAACTAAGAATTGTTGATATTAATACCAATATTGTTCTTTCAACACACAGTATACCTTATGGTTCTAAACTGTATGCTTCTGAAGGAGAAATGGTTGACAAAGGCAAACTTATCTGTAAATGGGATCCATTTAATGCAGTAATTATTACTGAGGCTACAGGTAAGATCGAGTTTGAAGGTATCATTGAAAACGTTACATTTAAAGTTGAATCTGACGAAGCAACAGGTCTGCGAGAATATATCATTATTGAGCCAAGAGATAAGACGAAAGTTCCTTCTGCTCACATCTTGGATGAGAATGGCGAATTAATTCGTACATATAACTTCCCGGTAGGTGGTCACGTTGTAATTGAGAATGGACAGAAAGTGAAATCTGGAGATATTCTTGTTAAGATTCCTCGAGCAGTTGGTAAGGCTGGTGATATCACCGGTGGTCTTCCTCGTGTAACAGAACTGTTTGAAGCACGTAATCCTTCTAACCCTGCAGTTGTATCAGAAATCGATGGTGAAGTAACAATGGGCAAGATCAAACGTGGTAATCGTGAGGTCATTGTAACATCAAAAACTGGTGAAGTTAAAAAGTACCTAGTTTCACTTTCGAAACAAATACTTGTTCAGGAGAATGACTATGTACGTGCCGGAACACCACTTTCAGATGGAGCTACCACACCTGCAGATATCTTGGCTATTAAAGGTCCTACAGCTGTTCAGGAATATATAGTTAATGAAGTCCAAGACGTTTACCGTCTACAGGGCGTAAAAATTAACGATAAGCATTATGAGGTAATTGTTCGTCAGATGATGCGTAAAGTTCAGATCAATGACCCAGGAGATACTCGATTCCTAGAACAACAGATTGTAGACAAGATGGAATTCATGGAAGAGAATGATCATATCTGGGGCAAAAAAATTGTTATTGATTCCGGAGATTCTCAGAATTTACAACCTGGTCAGATCGTTACAGCTCGTAAGCTAAGAGATGAAAACAGTATGCTGAAACGCCGTGACTTGAAACCAGTAGAAGTTCGTGATGCTATCGCTGCGACATCTACTCAGATTCTGCAAGGTATTACTCGTGCTGCACTTCAAACTAAGAGCTTTATGTCAGCTGCTTCCTTCCAGGAAACAACTAAGGTATTGAATGAAGCTGCTATCAATGGCAAGATTGACAAGCTTGAAGGTATGAAAGAGAATGTTATTTGTGGACATTTGATTCCAGCTGGAACTGGTCAGCGTGAATTTGAAAAAATCATTGTTGGTTCAAAGGAAGAATATGATCGGATTTTAGCCAATCGTAAAACAGTGCTTGATTACAGTGAAGTAGAATAA
- the rpoB gene encoding DNA-directed RNA polymerase subunit beta: MSSNTVNQRVNFASIKNPFEYPDFLEVQLKSFKDFLQLDTPPEKRKKEGLYKVFAENFPIADTRNNFVLEFLDYYIDPPRYTIDDCIERGLTYSVPLKAKLKLYCTDPDHEDFDTVIQDVFLGPIPYMTDKATFVINGAERVVVSQLHRSPGVFFGQSVHANGTKLYSARIIPFKGSWIEFATDINNVMYAYIDRKKKLPVTTLLRAIGFEKDKDILEIFNLAEDIKVNKSNLKKIVGRKLAARVLKTWVEDFVDEDTGEVVSIERNEVIIDRETVLEQEHLDEIIESGVQSILVHKEEPNQSDYSIIYNTLQKDPSNSEKEAVLYIYRQLRNADPADDASAREVINNLFFSEKRYDLGEVGRYRINKKLNLTTSMDVKVLTKEDIIEIIKYLIELINSKAIVDDIDHLSNRRVRTVGEQLSNQFAVGLARMSRTIRERMNVRDNEVFTPIDLINAKTISSVINTFFGTNALSQFMDQTNPLAEITHKRRMSALGPGGLSRERAGFEVRDVHYTHYGRLCPIETPEGPNIGLISSLCVYAKINDLGFIETPYRKVADNKVDFTPEGLIYLTAEEEEGKIIAQGNATLDDDGNFVNNRINSRQDADFPVVDPSEVVLMDVAPQQIASIAASLIPFLEHDDANRALMGSNMMRQAVPLLKCESPIVGTGIEKQLVQDSRTQITAEGNGVIDFVDATVIRVIYDRTDDESFVSFESALKEYKLPKFRKTNQNMTIDLRPICSKGQIVKTGDILTEGYSTQNGELALGKNLLVAFMPWKGYNYEDAIVLNERIVREDILTSVHVEEYSLEVRETKRGMEELTSDIPNVSEEATKDLDENGIVRIGAIIQPGDILIGKITPKGESDPSPEEKLLRAIFGDKAGDVKDASLKASPSLKGVIIDKKLFSRVVKNRSSKLADKALLPKIDDEFEAKVDDLKSILIEKLLILTEGKTSQGVKDYLGADVVAKGATFTAPILSNLDYTSIQISKWTADAHKNDMIRDLILNYLKKYKELDAELKRKKFSITIGDELPAGIIQMAKVYIAKKRKISVGDKMAGRHGNKGIVSRIVRQEDMPFLADGTPVDIVLNPLGVPSRMNLGQIFETVLGWAGKELGVKFATPIFDGATLDSITEWTDKAGVPRFGKSYLCDGGTGDRFDQPATVGVIYMLKLGHMVEDKMHARSIGPYSLITQQPLGGKAQFGGQRFGEMEVWALEAFGASHILQEILTIKSDDVVGRSKAYEAIVKGDPMPQPGIPESLNVLLHELRGLGLSINLE; encoded by the coding sequence ATGTCTTCAAATACTGTAAATCAAAGAGTTAATTTTGCTTCTATCAAGAATCCGTTTGAATATCCTGATTTCTTAGAAGTACAATTGAAGTCATTCAAAGACTTTCTACAATTAGATACCCCACCCGAAAAGCGTAAAAAAGAGGGATTGTATAAAGTATTTGCTGAAAACTTCCCTATAGCCGACACAAGAAATAATTTTGTTCTTGAGTTTCTGGACTACTATATTGACCCGCCTAGGTACACAATCGATGATTGTATTGAACGCGGATTAACTTATAGTGTTCCTTTAAAAGCAAAACTCAAGTTATACTGCACAGACCCTGACCACGAAGACTTTGACACTGTTATTCAGGACGTTTTCCTTGGCCCAATTCCGTATATGACGGATAAAGCTACATTCGTTATTAACGGTGCAGAACGTGTAGTAGTATCCCAGCTACACCGTTCACCAGGTGTCTTTTTTGGCCAAAGTGTCCACGCAAACGGTACAAAACTTTATTCTGCTCGTATTATCCCATTCAAAGGATCCTGGATTGAATTCGCAACAGACATTAACAATGTAATGTATGCGTATATTGACCGTAAGAAAAAATTGCCTGTTACTACTCTATTAAGAGCAATAGGCTTTGAAAAAGATAAAGATATTCTTGAAATCTTTAATTTAGCTGAAGATATAAAAGTAAACAAGAGTAATCTTAAAAAAATCGTTGGCAGAAAACTAGCAGCAAGAGTTTTAAAAACTTGGGTAGAAGATTTTGTAGATGAAGACACCGGTGAAGTAGTGTCAATCGAACGTAATGAAGTCATTATTGATCGTGAGACTGTACTTGAACAAGAACATCTTGATGAAATTATTGAATCAGGAGTTCAAAGTATACTAGTACATAAAGAAGAACCTAATCAGTCAGATTATTCTATAATCTACAACACACTTCAAAAAGACCCTAGTAACTCTGAAAAAGAAGCAGTACTATACATATACAGACAGCTCCGTAATGCAGATCCTGCAGATGACGCGAGTGCACGTGAAGTAATTAACAATCTGTTCTTCTCAGAAAAAAGATATGACCTAGGCGAAGTTGGTAGATATAGAATCAACAAAAAGTTGAATCTTACAACTAGCATGGATGTTAAGGTTCTTACTAAAGAAGATATTATTGAGATCATCAAATATTTAATTGAGCTAATAAACTCAAAAGCAATAGTTGATGATATTGACCACTTAAGCAATAGACGTGTACGTACAGTAGGAGAACAGCTGTCAAATCAATTTGCTGTTGGTTTAGCTCGTATGTCTCGAACTATACGTGAAAGAATGAACGTCAGAGACAATGAGGTTTTTACTCCAATTGACTTGATCAACGCAAAGACGATCTCATCTGTTATCAACACATTCTTTGGGACAAACGCTCTATCCCAGTTCATGGACCAAACCAACCCATTGGCTGAGATTACTCACAAAAGACGTATGTCTGCTCTTGGCCCTGGTGGACTATCGCGTGAACGAGCTGGTTTTGAGGTTCGTGACGTTCACTATACACATTATGGACGACTTTGCCCAATCGAGACTCCTGAAGGTCCAAACATTGGTCTGATTTCGTCACTATGCGTATATGCTAAAATTAATGATCTTGGATTTATCGAGACTCCATATAGAAAAGTTGCTGACAACAAAGTTGATTTTACACCAGAAGGCCTCATCTACTTAACGGCAGAAGAAGAAGAAGGAAAAATTATCGCTCAAGGAAATGCAACATTAGATGATGACGGTAATTTTGTAAATAATAGAATTAACAGCCGTCAAGATGCTGATTTTCCTGTTGTAGATCCTTCAGAAGTTGTGCTAATGGATGTCGCGCCTCAACAGATTGCATCCATTGCTGCATCATTAATCCCATTCTTGGAACATGATGATGCTAACCGTGCATTGATGGGTTCTAACATGATGCGCCAGGCAGTTCCATTGTTAAAGTGCGAATCTCCAATTGTAGGTACTGGTATAGAAAAACAATTAGTACAAGATTCACGTACTCAGATTACAGCTGAAGGTAACGGCGTTATTGATTTTGTTGATGCTACAGTTATTCGAGTTATTTATGATAGAACTGATGACGAAAGCTTTGTAAGTTTTGAAAGTGCTCTTAAAGAATATAAATTACCTAAATTCCGCAAGACTAACCAAAACATGACAATTGACCTTCGCCCTATCTGTTCAAAAGGACAAATAGTTAAAACTGGAGATATTTTAACTGAAGGTTACTCAACACAAAATGGTGAGCTTGCACTCGGGAAAAATCTACTTGTGGCTTTCATGCCTTGGAAAGGTTATAATTATGAGGATGCAATCGTTCTTAACGAACGAATTGTACGCGAAGATATATTAACTTCTGTACACGTTGAAGAATATTCATTAGAAGTTCGTGAAACAAAACGTGGCATGGAAGAATTAACTTCAGATATACCAAATGTAAGTGAAGAAGCTACAAAAGATCTGGATGAAAACGGAATTGTTCGCATTGGTGCAATAATCCAACCAGGAGACATCCTAATTGGAAAGATTACACCAAAAGGTGAATCAGATCCTTCACCAGAAGAAAAACTTCTTCGTGCAATATTTGGGGATAAAGCTGGAGACGTAAAAGATGCATCATTAAAAGCATCTCCATCTTTAAAAGGAGTTATTATTGATAAAAAGCTCTTCTCCAGAGTTGTTAAGAACAGAAGTTCTAAATTAGCAGATAAAGCGCTGCTTCCTAAAATTGATGACGAATTTGAAGCTAAAGTTGATGATTTGAAATCTATTTTAATTGAAAAACTTTTAATTTTAACAGAAGGCAAAACATCCCAAGGAGTAAAAGATTACTTAGGAGCAGACGTTGTAGCTAAAGGAGCAACCTTTACAGCACCAATTCTTAGCAATCTAGATTATACTTCTATTCAAATAAGTAAGTGGACTGCTGATGCTCACAAGAATGATATGATTCGTGATCTAATTCTAAACTATTTAAAGAAATACAAAGAACTAGACGCAGAATTGAAACGTAAGAAATTCAGTATCACAATTGGAGATGAGCTACCTGCTGGTATCATTCAAATGGCTAAAGTCTATATTGCCAAAAAGCGTAAAATTAGTGTAGGTGATAAGATGGCAGGACGTCATGGAAATAAAGGTATCGTTTCAAGAATTGTTAGACAAGAAGATATGCCATTCCTTGCTGATGGTACTCCTGTTGACATTGTTCTTAACCCACTTGGTGTACCTTCCCGTATGAACTTAGGTCAGATCTTTGAAACTGTACTTGGTTGGGCAGGTAAAGAACTTGGAGTTAAATTTGCGACCCCAATCTTTGACGGTGCTACACTTGATAGCATAACAGAATGGACTGACAAGGCAGGCGTACCTCGCTTTGGAAAGAGTTATCTGTGTGATGGTGGAACAGGTGATCGTTTTGACCAACCAGCTACTGTAGGTGTGATTTACATGCTTAAATTAGGACACATGGTTGAAGACAAAATGCACGCACGTTCAATCGGTCCATACTCTCTAATCACTCAGCAACCTCTTGGTGGTAAAGCACAATTTGGTGGTCAGCGTTTTGGAGAAATGGAAGTTTGGGCTTTGGAAGCATTTGGTGCATCGCACATTCTCCAAGAAATCCTAACAATAAAATCTGATGACGTGGTAGGACGTTCAAAGGCTTATGAAGCCATTGTTAAAGGTGATCCTATGCCACAGCCTGGTATTCCAGAATCTCTAAATGTATTATTGCATGAATTAAGAGGTCTTGGACTAAGTATTAACTTAGAATAA
- the rplL gene encoding 50S ribosomal protein L7/L12 yields the protein MADLKAFAEQLVNLTVKEVNELATILKDEYGIEPAAAAVAVAAGPAAGAAVAEEKTSFDVVLKSAGSAKLQVVKAVKEQCGLGLKEAKDLVDAAPSVVKEGVAKADAEALKKALEEAGAEVELK from the coding sequence ATGGCAGATTTGAAAGCTTTTGCAGAACAATTAGTTAACTTGACAGTAAAAGAAGTTAATGAACTTGCTACTATCCTTAAAGATGAATATGGTATTGAACCTGCTGCTGCAGCTGTTGCTGTTGCTGCTGGTCCTGCTGCAGGTGCAGCTGTTGCTGAAGAAAAAACTTCTTTTGATGTAGTATTGAAAAGTGCAGGTAGCGCAAAATTACAAGTAGTTAAAGCAGTTAAAGAACAATGTGGTCTTGGTTTGAAAGAAGCTAAAGACTTAGTTGATGCTGCTCCTAGCGTAGTAAAAGAAGGTGTTGCTAAAGCAGATGCTGAAGCATTGAAAAAAGCATTAGAAGAAGCTGGAGCTGAGGTTGAACTTAAATAA
- the rplJ gene encoding 50S ribosomal protein L10 produces MRKEDKNTVIEQITAITKEYSHFYLVDTTAMNAAATSALRRKCFEADIKLLVVKNTLLHKALESLEVDYSPLYGSLKGSTTVMFTNTGNSPAKLIKSVAKEGIPGLKAAYVEESFYVGADQLEALINIKSKNEVIADVIALLQSPAKNIISSLQSGGNTLHGVLKTLGER; encoded by the coding sequence ATGAGAAAGGAAGATAAAAATACAGTAATTGAACAAATTACTGCAATTACAAAAGAATATTCTCACTTCTATCTTGTAGACACTACTGCAATGAATGCAGCAGCTACAAGTGCACTAAGAAGAAAATGTTTTGAGGCAGACATTAAATTGCTTGTCGTAAAAAACACTTTACTTCACAAAGCATTAGAAAGTTTAGAAGTTGATTATTCTCCATTGTACGGATCATTAAAAGGATCAACTACCGTTATGTTTACTAACACCGGTAATTCTCCTGCTAAGTTGATCAAAAGTGTAGCTAAAGAAGGTATACCTGGACTTAAAGCCGCATATGTAGAAGAAAGTTTCTACGTAGGTGCTGACCAGTTAGAAGCTCTTATCAATATCAAGAGTAAGAATGAAGTTATTGCTGACGTTATTGCTTTGCTGCAATCTCCAGCCAAGAATATTATTTCTTCTCTTCAATCAGGTGGAAACACCCTTCACGGAGTTCTCAAAACTCTTGGTGAAAGATAA
- the rplA gene encoding 50S ribosomal protein L1 gives MGKLTKNQKLAAAKIEAGKAYSLKEASVLVKEITTTKFDASLDIDVRLGVDPRKANQMVRGVVSLPHGTGKEVKVLVLCTPDAEAAAKEAGADYVGLDEYIDKIKSGWTDIDVIITMPSIMGKIGALGRVLGPRGLMPNPKSGTVTMDVAKAVKEVKQGKIDFKVDKSGIVHTSIGKVSFESEKIRDNAKEFISTLNKLKPTAAKGTYIKSIYLSSTMSLGIKIDPKSIEEI, from the coding sequence ATGGGAAAACTGACAAAAAATCAAAAGTTGGCTGCCGCTAAAATTGAAGCAGGGAAAGCATACTCACTTAAAGAAGCATCTGTTTTGGTTAAAGAAATAACCACAACTAAGTTTGATGCTTCATTAGATATTGATGTACGTTTAGGTGTAGATCCACGTAAAGCTAACCAGATGGTGAGAGGGGTTGTTTCTCTTCCTCACGGAACTGGTAAAGAAGTAAAAGTCTTGGTTCTTTGTACACCTGATGCTGAAGCTGCTGCAAAAGAAGCTGGTGCTGATTATGTAGGTCTTGATGAATATATTGATAAGATCAAAAGTGGATGGACAGATATTGATGTAATCATCACTATGCCATCTATCATGGGTAAAATTGGTGCTTTAGGTCGTGTTCTTGGTCCTCGTGGATTAATGCCAAATCCAAAAAGCGGTACAGTTACTATGGATGTAGCAAAAGCTGTAAAAGAAGTAAAACAAGGTAAAATTGACTTTAAAGTTGATAAAAGCGGTATTGTTCATACTTCAATTGGTAAGGTATCATTTGAATCAGAAAAGATTCGTGATAATGCAAAAGAATTTATTTCAACTTTAAATAAATTAAAACCAACTGCAGCAAAAGGCACATATATAAAGAGTATTTATCTTTCTAGTACAATGAGCTTGGGTATTAAAATTGACCCAAAATCAATTGAAGAAATCTAA
- the rplK gene encoding 50S ribosomal protein L11, with protein MAKEVAGLIKLQIKGGAANPSPPVGPALGSKGINIMEFCKQFNARTQDKAGKILPVVITYYADKSFDFVIKTPPVAIQLLEIAKLKSGSAEPNRKKVAEITWEQVRAIAQDKMVDLNCFTVEAAMTMVAGTARSMGITVKGEFPGNN; from the coding sequence ATGGCTAAAGAAGTTGCTGGACTAATCAAATTACAGATTAAAGGAGGCGCTGCAAATCCATCACCTCCCGTTGGACCTGCATTAGGTTCTAAAGGGATCAATATCATGGAATTCTGCAAGCAATTCAATGCCAGAACCCAAGACAAAGCAGGTAAAATATTACCTGTTGTTATTACTTATTATGCAGATAAGTCTTTTGATTTTGTAATCAAGACTCCTCCTGTTGCTATCCAATTGTTGGAAATAGCTAAGCTAAAGAGTGGTTCTGCTGAGCCAAATCGTAAAAAGGTTGCCGAGATTACTTGGGAACAGGTACGTGCGATTGCTCAAGACAAAATGGTTGACTTGAACTGTTTCACTGTGGAAGCTGCTATGACTATGGTTGCTGGTACAGCTAGAAGTATGGGTATCACTGTAAAAGGGGAATTCCCGGGTAATAATTAA
- the nusG gene encoding transcription termination/antitermination protein NusG: MSEIEKKWYVLRAISGKESKVKEYLEADIKNSNLGDYVSQVLIPTEKVYQVRNGKKVVKERNYLPGYVLVEAALVGEVSHHLRNTPNVIGFLGGSDNPTPLRQSEVNRILGTVDELQESGEELNIPYIVGETVKVAFGPFSGFSGIIEEVNNEKKKLKVMVKIFGRKTPLELGFMQVEKE; encoded by the coding sequence ATGTCTGAGATTGAAAAGAAATGGTATGTTTTACGTGCCATTAGCGGTAAAGAAAGCAAGGTAAAAGAATATCTTGAAGCTGATATAAAGAACAGCAACCTTGGTGATTATGTATCTCAGGTATTGATTCCAACTGAAAAAGTATATCAGGTTCGCAATGGTAAAAAAGTTGTGAAAGAAAGAAATTATCTTCCTGGTTACGTTTTAGTAGAAGCGGCTCTTGTTGGTGAGGTTTCTCACCATTTAAGAAACACTCCTAATGTTATAGGTTTTTTAGGTGGATCGGATAATCCTACACCTTTAAGACAGTCAGAAGTGAATCGGATACTTGGTACAGTAGATGAATTACAAGAATCGGGAGAAGAATTAAATATCCCATATATTGTAGGAGAAACTGTAAAAGTAGCTTTTGGTCCATTCAGCGGATTCAGTGGAATCATTGAGGAAGTGAATAACGAAAAGAAGAAGTTAAAGGTCATGGTAAAGATTTTCGGGCGAAAAACTCCGCTTGAATTAGGCTTTATGCAAGTAGAAAAGGAATAG
- the secE gene encoding preprotein translocase subunit SecE gives MKKLVEKVVSYFKETYDELVHKVSWPTYSELTNSAVVVLYASLLIAVVVFVMDLCFQTLMEDIIYPH, from the coding sequence ATGAAAAAATTAGTAGAAAAAGTAGTATCTTACTTCAAAGAAACTTACGACGAACTTGTGCATAAAGTTTCGTGGCCTACGTATTCTGAACTTACTAACAGTGCAGTGGTTGTTTTATATGCTTCCCTACTCATTGCAGTGGTAGTTTTCGTAATGGACTTATGCTTCCAGACTCTTATGGAAGATATCATTTATCCACATTAA